A single window of Bombus pascuorum chromosome 1, iyBomPasc1.1, whole genome shotgun sequence DNA harbors:
- the LOC132912530 gene encoding intersectin-1 isoform X2 — MATPQTPGMDPWVIQPRERARYREQFDSLKPINGVVTGEQAKEFLLKSQLPPVILGQIWALSDTDADGKMDINEFSIACKLINLKLRGFEIPKALPSALIQSLKSLSASDSNVTNLTNGAANILPQNNVASLVNLSAPPQVPVQPLISGMPMTGSVPRPLIGPPPVNGPLPGHSIRPVSPMTLPASRQSRQNVAATTHATTHTASKPPARPAPPSVGIVPSTSTTTTTTTTPSGGPQRPTPPSNIGANFSPATSGPPPKPAPPSFPNSPVATGISPVKIPPVSATAIVPPVVQSVQPMTTSTMDLLDLEFSGMSAAAPIAPLNTTPTPMAAFGMAQAMPMQPLSCTSMIAGGSTMVPSIAPMSTGTGVVSTPPVVGLPLVSATTASTLVNGVIAQTPVSTSTPLSTTARPPSIDRVGSVDSQHSQHSVGSPQSVEWAVPHQTKLKYTQLFNTWDRARSGFLSGPQARNIMVQSQLPQQVLAQIWALADMDSDGRLSCDEFVLAMHLCDIAKLGEKIPTTLPIELIPPAFRRQRQSSLTLSQTGTENVDPSAGMPQTSFEDKRKENFEKGQAELERRRKALLEIQRKEQEERERKEREEAEKQEKIRLEQERRRQAEIEKQMQRQKEIEQEKEEQRKRAQEQREAARKEMERQRQLEWEKQKSQELQTQRQKEQDVLLKLKAKNQTLTIELGTLNDKVKELSQKICDTRVGVSGVKTTIDGMRSTRDAQLQEMAALKNKLREQNQRLLALSQEKARIEAKNKLNTAMESAGQEAIKMAFDNKQITLKQMKDKIADLQQQIDAKMADIENNNGQLQDIKTQLETLVADCKNLYLTFEDKKLKVLELRASGGTGAGTDYTTSAWGDSGWNDTSAAVNDSAWPVNDTTTTNAVEETTPGVMKYRALYEFVARNQDEISFQPGDIILVPPVQNAEPGWMAGEIRGHTGWFPESYVEPIDVGSTNDNAFVQQDSVEKRTLEGIAEVPENVSDAGSLSDEPPPVEPIIPTLGLGVVCDIQVTTLYHYRPTIEQHLLFEKGDIIKVDEQQGDWWYGTSGNGAKGWFPKSYVKEISANQTAVVEGLNEYYVALYLYDSAEVGDLTFNQGEVILVTKKEGDWWTGTTGDRSGIFPANYVEKCDAPDQGASITTNVSETTAITETTEDTTTSNHETASSIAQATLQAEKTAEQLEDERQAAEDRAELPDFSAMAAQQYHKRGRKPEIVQVIAPYQATSSEQLDLQKGQLIMIRKKTDSGWWEGELQARGKKRQIGWFPASYVKPLTSSSNRSTPVSHGYQDSPTDPNVERVMALYPYQAQNEDELSFEKGDVITVLAKDEAAWWKGELNGMSGVFPSNYVSPMSNEMTTNLLVAGLDSMERKRQEYIKELITTEQAYIEDMRLVHEVFEKPLIESLVLTVDEVDKIFVNWRDIIACNDNFLRTLRIRRDNSEGGIVRMIGDILCENIPRMSAYIRFCSCQISAAVYLQRLTETMPEFVKVAQICQQDPRTKGMPLSSFLIKPMQRITKYPLIIGKILEHTPVEHPDRQYLQEALAKAEEFCTQVNEGVREKENSDRLEWLQTHVACDGLEEQLIFNSLTNSLGPRKLLHFGILHKAKSGKELVGFLTNDFLLFAQPVLSRKSLSSGQQFSFERNEHQKFKMYRKPIFLNELSFLGDLEMNGNISLGSCEGSENSTKILRLKDQKKPIILLAPSPSECSLWIRRITEARKKFMENEKTRLQRQRSKQAQFGACGRILVTVLEGFNLKTIPVRRRPPQGRLRLVIVEAEDLIMLKKGKCNTFCKVSMGSQEERTGVISGTDCPLWDTSMQFQVKDLLEDTLCITVFDKGYYSPDEFLGRAEIRVADIMRDSRDSCGPIQKRIQLHEVEKGIVVLKLDLRLFGNR; from the exons ATGGCCACCCCTCAAACTCCGG GTATGGATCCTTGGGTAATCCAACCCAGAGAACGTGCAAGATATAGAGAGCAGTTTGATTCTTTAAAACCAATCAATGGAGTTGTTACTGGAGAACAAGcaaaagaatttttacttAAATCACAGCTTCCACCTGTCATCCTTGGACAAATATg GGCTTTATCAGATACAGATGCAGATGGGAAAATGGACATAAATGAATTTAGTATTgcatgtaaattaattaatttaaagttaCGTGGTTTTGAAATTCCTAAAGCCTTGCCTTCAGCTTTAATACAGAGTTTGAAGTCACTTTCTGCCA GTGATAGTAATGTTACAAACCTAACAAATGGAGCTGCTAATATTCTACCACAGAATAATGTTGCTTcattagtaaatttatctgcTCCACCACAAGTTCCAGTACAGCCTTTAATTAGTGGGATGCCTATGACTGGATCTGTTCCACGTCCGCTTATAGGACCACCACCTGTAAATGGACCATTACCAGGACATTCTATTAGGCCTGTTTCACCAATGACCTTACCAG CATCACGACAAAGTAGACAGAATGTGGCTGCCACTACACATGCCACAACTCACACAGCGTCAAAGCCACCTGCTCGACCTGCACCACCCTCTGTGG gaatcgtGCCTTCTACAAGTACTACCACTACCACTACCACCACTCCCAGTGGTGGTCCTCAAAGACCTACACCACCCTCAAATATTG GGGCAAATTTTTCACCTGCTACTAGTGGTCCACCACCAAAGCCAGCACCGCCTTCATTTCCTAATAGCCCTGTCGCTACTGGGATTTCACCAGTCAAAATTCCACCTGTTTCTGCCACAGCTATTGTTCCTCCTGTTGTTCAATCTGTACAACCAATGACTACATCTACCATGG ATTTACTTGATCTTGAGTTTTCAG GGATGTCTGCAGCAGCACCAATTGCACCTTTAAATACAACTCCAACACCAATGGCTGCTTTTGGTATGGCACAAGCAATGCCTATGCAACCATTATCTTGTACTAGTATGATTGCAGGTGGTTCTACTATGGTACCATCTATTGCACCAATGTCCACtg GAACTGGTGTAGTATCGACTCCTCCAGTTGTAGGTTTACCTCTAGTATCAGCAACCACAGCAAGTACGTTAGTGAATGGTGTAATTGCTCAAACACCAGTATCCACAAGTACACCATTAAGTACAACTGCACGTCCACCAAGTATAGATAGGGTGGGTTCGGTTGATTCACAACATAGTCAGCATTCAGTAGGTTCTCCACAATCTGTGGAATGGGCTGTACCTCatcaaacaaaattgaaatatactcaattatttaatacctGGGACAGGGCGCGATCTGGATTTCTATCTGGCCCTCAGGCCAGAAATATTATGGTGCAGTCACAATTACCTCAACAAGTGTTGGCACAGATatg GGCGTTAGCGGACATGGATTCGGATGGTCGTTTGAGTTGCGACGAATTTGTATTAGCAATGCATTTATGTGATATAGCTAAGCTTGGTGAAAAGATACCCACCACATTACCAATTGAACTTATACCACCTGCATTCAGACGTCAACGACAAAGTAGCTTAACACTTTCACAAACTGGAACGGAAAACGTAGATCCATCGGCTGGTATGCCGCAA ACCTCTTTTGAAGACAAACGTAAAGAAAACTTTGAGAAAGGACAAGCGGAGCTAGAACGTAGACGCAAGGCTTTATTAGAAATTCAACGTAAAGAACAAGAAGAACGTGAacgaaaagaaagggaagaggCTGAGAAACAAGAGAAAATTAG attagAACAAGAAAGACGAAGACAAGCAGAGATTGAGAAACAAATGCAAAGGCAGAAAGAGATTGAAcaggaaaaggaagaacaaCGAAAACGAGCTCAAGAACAAAGAGAAGCAGCAAGAAA AGAGATGGAAAGACAACGACAATTAGAATGGGAAAAACAGAAATCACAAGAGCTTCAAACTCAGAGACAAAAAGAACAAGATGTCTTACtaaaattgaaagcaaaaaaTCAAACATTAACTATCGAATTAGGAACACTT AACGATAAAGTGAAAGAACTATCTCAAAAAATCTGTGACACTCGAGTTGGTGTATCTGGAGTAAAAACGACGATTGATGGAATGCGGTCGACACGTGATGCACAGTTACAAGAGATGGCTGCCTTAAAGAATAAACTTCGAGAACAAAACCAAAGATTACTAGCCTTGAGTCAAGAGAAAGCTCGAATCGAAGCAAAGAATAAGCTAAATACAGCTATGGAGTCGGCGGGCCAAGAAGCAATCAAAATGGCATTCGATAATAAGCAAATTACCCTGAAACAAATGAAGGATAAAATTGCTGATTTACAACAGCAG ATTGATGCTAAAATGGCTgacatagaaaataataatggcCAGCTTCAAGATATTAAAACGCAACTGGAAACTTTAGTGGCTGACTGTAAGAATCTTTACTTAACTttcgaagataaaaaattaaaagttttagaACTCAGAGCAAGTGGTGGTACTGGAGCTGGTACCGATTATACAACATCTGCATGGGGTGATAGTGGTTGGAATGATACTTCAGCGGCAGTTAACGATTCTGCATGGCCTGTTAATGATACCACCACAACTAACGCAGTGGAAGAAACTACTCCAGGGGTTATGAAATATAGAGCCTTATACGAATTTGTAGCTAGAAATCAAgacgaaatatcgtttcaacCTGGTGATATTATCTtg GTACCACCTGTTCAAAACGCAGAACCAGGATGGATGGCTGGCGAAATTCGTGGTCATACTGGTTGGTTCCCGGAATCTTATGTAGAACCAATAGATGTTGGCAGCACAAATGATAATGCTTTTGTACAACAAGACAGTGTGGAGAAGAGAACGTTAGA agGGATTGCTGAAGTTCCTGAGAATGTATCTGATGCCGGATCACTCAGCGATGAGCCTCCTCCTGTTGAACCTATCATACCTACTCTTGGATTAGGAGTAGTTTGTGATATACAAGTAACCACTTTGTATCACTATCGTCCTACGATAGAGCAACATCTTCTCTTTGAGAAAGGAGATATTATCAAAGTAGATGAACAACAG GGGGATTGGTGGTATGGTACATCTGGTAATGGAGCTAAGGGTTGGTTCCCTAAATCGTATGTCAAGGAAATTTCTGCTAATCAAACTGCAGTAGTTGAAGGACTCAATGAATACTACGTAGCCTTATATCTATATGATTCCGCCGAGGTTGGAGACTTAACTTTCAACCAAGGAGAAGTTATATTAGTCACTAAAAAGGAAGGTGATTGGTGGACAGGCACTACAGGAGATAGGAGTGGAATTTTTCCTGCCAATTATGTAGAAAAATGCGATGCTCCAGATCAG GGTGCCTCTATAACTACTAACGTATCTGAAACAACCGCGATTACTGAAACAACTGAGGACACAACCACAAGTAATCATGAAACAGCTAGTTCAATTGCTCAGGCAACATTG CAAGCAGAGAAAACTGCTGAGCAACTCGAAGATGAAAGACAAGCCGCGGAAGATAGAGCAGAATTGCCAGATTTTTCCGCAATGGCTGCGCAGCAG TATCATAAG AGAGGAAGGAAACCTGAAATTGTACAAGTTATTGCACCTTATCAAGCCACTAGTTCTGAGCAGTTAGATTTACAAAAGGGACAATTAATAATGATTCGTAAGAAGACAGATAGTGGCTGGTGGGAAGGAGAATTACAG GCACGTGgtaaaaaaagacaaattgGTTGGTTTCCAGCTTCTTATGTTAAACCTTTAACCAGTAGTAGCAATCGAAGTACACCTGTTTCTCATGGATATCAAGACTCTCCTACAGATCCAAATGTTG AACGCGTTATGGCATTGTACCCGTATCAGGCTCAAAATGAGGATGAATTAAGTTTCGAGAAAGGCGACGTTATAACCGTACTTGCGAAGGATGAAGCAGCATGGTGGAAAGGCGAATTAAACGGAATGTCTGGCGTTTTCCCTAGTAATTATGTATCTCCTATGT CTAATGAGATGACAACTAACTTACTAGTGGCTGGATTGGATTCCATGGAAAGAAAACGACaagaatacataaaagaaCTTATCACAACTGAACAAGCATATATAGAGGACATGAGACTTGTTCACGAg GTTTTCGAGAAACCTCTCATTGAAAGTTTAGTTTTAACCGTGGATGaagtagataaaatatttgttaattggAGAGATATTATTGCGTGTAACGATAATTTCTTAAG aacaTTACGGATACGACGAGATAATAGCGAAGGAGGGATTGTAAGAATGATTGGAGACATTCTatgtgaaaat ATACCTAGAATGTCAGCATATATAAGATTCTGCAGTTGTCAAATATCCGCTGCTGTCTATCTTCAGAGATTGACTGAAACTATGCCAGAATTTGTCAAAGTTGCTCAAATTTGTCAGCAAGATCCACGTACAAAAGGAATGCCTTTGAGCTCTTTCCTTATAAAACCAATGCAAAGGATAACAAAATATCCTCTTATTATTGGCAAA attttAGAGCACACACCAGTTGAGCATCCTGATAGGCAATATCTCCAAGAAGCATTGGCTAAAGCTGAAGAATTTTGTACTCag GTAAACGAAGGAgttagagagaaagaaaatagtgATAGATTAGAATGGTTGCAAACACATGTGGCATGTGATGGTCTTGAAGAACAACTTATCTTTAATTCTTTAACCAATTCTTTAGGTCCACGAAAACTTCTTCATTTTggtatacttcataag GCAAAAAGTGGAAAAGAACTTGTTGGATTTCTCACAAACGACTTCTTACTGTTTGCTCAACCAGTACTCAGCAGGAAGTCTTTATCCAGTGGACAACAGTTTTCATTTGAGAGAAACGAACATCAAAAATTCAAGATGTATAGAAAG ccaatatttttaaatgaattatcttTTCTGGGTGATTTAGAGATGAATGGTAATATTAGTTTAGGTTCCTGTGAAGGTTCagaaaattcaacgaaaatATTGAGACTAAAAGACCAAAAAAAgccaataatattattagcaCCGTCTCCAAGTGAATGTTCACTATGGATTAGAAGAATTACAGAagcaagaaagaaatttatggaGAAcgaaaaaacacgtttgcaaAGACAAAGATCAA AGCAGGCGCAATTTGGAGCGTGTGGCAGAATTCTTGTTACAGTGCTTGAAGGTTTCAATTTAAAGACAATACCTG TTCGCAGAAGACCACCCCAGGGTAGACTTCGATTAGTAATTGTGGAAGCTGAAGATTTAATTATGTTGAAAAAAG GAAAGTGCAATACATTTTGTAAAGTGAGTATGGGCTCACAAGAAGAGAGAACGGGTGTCATATCAGGAACTGATTGCCCTTTATGGGATACATCAATGCAGTTTCAAGTAAAGGATTTACTCGAGGATACTTTATGTATCACGGTCTTTGATAAAGGCTATTATAGTCCAGATg AATTCCTTGGCCGAGCAGAAATAAGAGTTGCTGACATAATGAGAGATAGTAGAGATTCGTGTGGGCCAATACAGAAACGTATTCAATTACATGAAGTCGAAAAAGGCATTGTTGTGTTGAAGTTGGATTTACGACTCTTTGGTAATCGATAA
- the LOC132912530 gene encoding intersectin-1 isoform X10, whose protein sequence is MATPQTPGMDPWVIQPRERARYREQFDSLKPINGVVTGEQAKEFLLKSQLPPVILGQIWALSDTDADGKMDINEFSIACKLINLKLRGFEIPKALPSALIQSLKSLSASDSNVTNLTNGAANILPQNNVASLVNLSAPPQVPVQPLISGMPMTGSVPRPLIGPPPVNGPLPGHSIRPVSPMTLPASRQSRQNVAATTHATTHTASKPPARPAPPSVGIVPSTSTTTTTTTTPSGGPQRPTPPSNIGANFSPATSGPPPKPAPPSFPNSPVATGISPVKIPPVSATAIVPPVVQSVQPMTTSTMDLLDLEFSGMSAAAPIAPLNTTPTPMAAFGMAQAMPMQPLSCTSMIAGGSTMVPSIAPMSTGTGVVSTPPVVGLPLVSATTASTLVNGVIAQTPVSTSTPLSTTARPPSIDRVGSVDSQHSQHSVGSPQSVEWAVPHQTKLKYTQLFNTWDRARSGFLSGPQARNIMVQSQLPQQVLAQIWALADMDSDGRLSCDEFVLAMHLCDIAKLGEKIPTTLPIELIPPAFRRQRQSSLTLSQTGTENVDPSAGMPQTSFEDKRKENFEKGQAELERRRKALLEIQRKEQEERERKEREEAEKQEKIRLEQERRRQAEIEKQMQRQKEIEQEKEEQRKRAQEQREAARKEMERQRQLEWEKQKSQELQTQRQKEQDVLLKLKAKNQTLTIELGTLNDKVKELSQKICDTRVGVSGVKTTIDGMRSTRDAQLQEMAALKNKLREQNQRLLALSQEKARIEAKNKLNTAMESAGQEAIKMAFDNKQITLKQMKDKIADLQQQIDAKMADIENNNGQLQDIKTQLETLVADCKNLYLTFEDKKLKVLELRASGGTGAGTDYTTSAWGDSGWNDTSAAVNDSAWPVNDTTTTNAVEETTPGVMKYRALYEFVARNQDEISFQPGDIILVPPVQNAEPGWMAGEIRGHTGWFPESYVEPIDVGSTNDNAFVQQDSVEKRTLEGIAEVPENVSDAGSLSDEPPPVEPIIPTLGLGVVCDIQVTTLYHYRPTIEQHLLFEKGDIIKVDEQQGDWWYGTSGNGAKGWFPKSYVKEISANQTAVVEGLNEYYVALYLYDSAEVGDLTFNQGEVILVTKKEGDWWTGTTGDRSGIFPANYVEKCDAPDQGASITTNVSETTAITETTEDTTTSNHETASSIAQATLRGRKPEIVQVIAPYQATSSEQLDLQKGQLIMIRKKTDSGWWEGELQARGKKRQIGWFPASYVKPLTSSSNRSTPVSHGYQDSPTDPNVERVMALYPYQAQNEDELSFEKGDVITVLAKDEAAWWKGELNGMSGVFPSNYVSPMSNEMTTNLLVAGLDSMERKRQEYIKELITTEQAYIEDMRLVHEVFEKPLIESLVLTVDEVDKIFVNWRDIIACNDNFLRTLRIRRDNSEGGIVRMIGDILCENIPRMSAYIRFCSCQISAAVYLQRLTETMPEFVKVAQICQQDPRTKGMPLSSFLIKPMQRITKYPLIIGKILEHTPVEHPDRQYLQEALAKAEEFCTQVNEGVREKENSDRLEWLQTHVACDGLEEQLIFNSLTNSLGPRKLLHFGILHKAKSGKELVGFLTNDFLLFAQPVLSRKSLSSGQQFSFERNEHQKFKMYRKPIFLNELSFLGDLEMNGNISLGSCEGSENSTKILRLKDQKKPIILLAPSPSECSLWIRRITEARKKFMENEKTRLQRQRSKQAQFGACGRILVTVLEGFNLKTIPVRRRPPQGRLRLVIVEAEDLIMLKKGKCNTFCKVSMGSQEERTGVISGTDCPLWDTSMQFQVKDLLEDTLCITVFDKGYYSPDEFLGRAEIRVADIMRDSRDSCGPIQKRIQLHEVEKGIVVLKLDLRLFGNR, encoded by the exons ATGGCCACCCCTCAAACTCCGG GTATGGATCCTTGGGTAATCCAACCCAGAGAACGTGCAAGATATAGAGAGCAGTTTGATTCTTTAAAACCAATCAATGGAGTTGTTACTGGAGAACAAGcaaaagaatttttacttAAATCACAGCTTCCACCTGTCATCCTTGGACAAATATg GGCTTTATCAGATACAGATGCAGATGGGAAAATGGACATAAATGAATTTAGTATTgcatgtaaattaattaatttaaagttaCGTGGTTTTGAAATTCCTAAAGCCTTGCCTTCAGCTTTAATACAGAGTTTGAAGTCACTTTCTGCCA GTGATAGTAATGTTACAAACCTAACAAATGGAGCTGCTAATATTCTACCACAGAATAATGTTGCTTcattagtaaatttatctgcTCCACCACAAGTTCCAGTACAGCCTTTAATTAGTGGGATGCCTATGACTGGATCTGTTCCACGTCCGCTTATAGGACCACCACCTGTAAATGGACCATTACCAGGACATTCTATTAGGCCTGTTTCACCAATGACCTTACCAG CATCACGACAAAGTAGACAGAATGTGGCTGCCACTACACATGCCACAACTCACACAGCGTCAAAGCCACCTGCTCGACCTGCACCACCCTCTGTGG gaatcgtGCCTTCTACAAGTACTACCACTACCACTACCACCACTCCCAGTGGTGGTCCTCAAAGACCTACACCACCCTCAAATATTG GGGCAAATTTTTCACCTGCTACTAGTGGTCCACCACCAAAGCCAGCACCGCCTTCATTTCCTAATAGCCCTGTCGCTACTGGGATTTCACCAGTCAAAATTCCACCTGTTTCTGCCACAGCTATTGTTCCTCCTGTTGTTCAATCTGTACAACCAATGACTACATCTACCATGG ATTTACTTGATCTTGAGTTTTCAG GGATGTCTGCAGCAGCACCAATTGCACCTTTAAATACAACTCCAACACCAATGGCTGCTTTTGGTATGGCACAAGCAATGCCTATGCAACCATTATCTTGTACTAGTATGATTGCAGGTGGTTCTACTATGGTACCATCTATTGCACCAATGTCCACtg GAACTGGTGTAGTATCGACTCCTCCAGTTGTAGGTTTACCTCTAGTATCAGCAACCACAGCAAGTACGTTAGTGAATGGTGTAATTGCTCAAACACCAGTATCCACAAGTACACCATTAAGTACAACTGCACGTCCACCAAGTATAGATAGGGTGGGTTCGGTTGATTCACAACATAGTCAGCATTCAGTAGGTTCTCCACAATCTGTGGAATGGGCTGTACCTCatcaaacaaaattgaaatatactcaattatttaatacctGGGACAGGGCGCGATCTGGATTTCTATCTGGCCCTCAGGCCAGAAATATTATGGTGCAGTCACAATTACCTCAACAAGTGTTGGCACAGATatg GGCGTTAGCGGACATGGATTCGGATGGTCGTTTGAGTTGCGACGAATTTGTATTAGCAATGCATTTATGTGATATAGCTAAGCTTGGTGAAAAGATACCCACCACATTACCAATTGAACTTATACCACCTGCATTCAGACGTCAACGACAAAGTAGCTTAACACTTTCACAAACTGGAACGGAAAACGTAGATCCATCGGCTGGTATGCCGCAA ACCTCTTTTGAAGACAAACGTAAAGAAAACTTTGAGAAAGGACAAGCGGAGCTAGAACGTAGACGCAAGGCTTTATTAGAAATTCAACGTAAAGAACAAGAAGAACGTGAacgaaaagaaagggaagaggCTGAGAAACAAGAGAAAATTAG attagAACAAGAAAGACGAAGACAAGCAGAGATTGAGAAACAAATGCAAAGGCAGAAAGAGATTGAAcaggaaaaggaagaacaaCGAAAACGAGCTCAAGAACAAAGAGAAGCAGCAAGAAA AGAGATGGAAAGACAACGACAATTAGAATGGGAAAAACAGAAATCACAAGAGCTTCAAACTCAGAGACAAAAAGAACAAGATGTCTTACtaaaattgaaagcaaaaaaTCAAACATTAACTATCGAATTAGGAACACTT AACGATAAAGTGAAAGAACTATCTCAAAAAATCTGTGACACTCGAGTTGGTGTATCTGGAGTAAAAACGACGATTGATGGAATGCGGTCGACACGTGATGCACAGTTACAAGAGATGGCTGCCTTAAAGAATAAACTTCGAGAACAAAACCAAAGATTACTAGCCTTGAGTCAAGAGAAAGCTCGAATCGAAGCAAAGAATAAGCTAAATACAGCTATGGAGTCGGCGGGCCAAGAAGCAATCAAAATGGCATTCGATAATAAGCAAATTACCCTGAAACAAATGAAGGATAAAATTGCTGATTTACAACAGCAG ATTGATGCTAAAATGGCTgacatagaaaataataatggcCAGCTTCAAGATATTAAAACGCAACTGGAAACTTTAGTGGCTGACTGTAAGAATCTTTACTTAACTttcgaagataaaaaattaaaagttttagaACTCAGAGCAAGTGGTGGTACTGGAGCTGGTACCGATTATACAACATCTGCATGGGGTGATAGTGGTTGGAATGATACTTCAGCGGCAGTTAACGATTCTGCATGGCCTGTTAATGATACCACCACAACTAACGCAGTGGAAGAAACTACTCCAGGGGTTATGAAATATAGAGCCTTATACGAATTTGTAGCTAGAAATCAAgacgaaatatcgtttcaacCTGGTGATATTATCTtg GTACCACCTGTTCAAAACGCAGAACCAGGATGGATGGCTGGCGAAATTCGTGGTCATACTGGTTGGTTCCCGGAATCTTATGTAGAACCAATAGATGTTGGCAGCACAAATGATAATGCTTTTGTACAACAAGACAGTGTGGAGAAGAGAACGTTAGA agGGATTGCTGAAGTTCCTGAGAATGTATCTGATGCCGGATCACTCAGCGATGAGCCTCCTCCTGTTGAACCTATCATACCTACTCTTGGATTAGGAGTAGTTTGTGATATACAAGTAACCACTTTGTATCACTATCGTCCTACGATAGAGCAACATCTTCTCTTTGAGAAAGGAGATATTATCAAAGTAGATGAACAACAG GGGGATTGGTGGTATGGTACATCTGGTAATGGAGCTAAGGGTTGGTTCCCTAAATCGTATGTCAAGGAAATTTCTGCTAATCAAACTGCAGTAGTTGAAGGACTCAATGAATACTACGTAGCCTTATATCTATATGATTCCGCCGAGGTTGGAGACTTAACTTTCAACCAAGGAGAAGTTATATTAGTCACTAAAAAGGAAGGTGATTGGTGGACAGGCACTACAGGAGATAGGAGTGGAATTTTTCCTGCCAATTATGTAGAAAAATGCGATGCTCCAGATCAG GGTGCCTCTATAACTACTAACGTATCTGAAACAACCGCGATTACTGAAACAACTGAGGACACAACCACAAGTAATCATGAAACAGCTAGTTCAATTGCTCAGGCAACATTG AGAGGAAGGAAACCTGAAATTGTACAAGTTATTGCACCTTATCAAGCCACTAGTTCTGAGCAGTTAGATTTACAAAAGGGACAATTAATAATGATTCGTAAGAAGACAGATAGTGGCTGGTGGGAAGGAGAATTACAG GCACGTGgtaaaaaaagacaaattgGTTGGTTTCCAGCTTCTTATGTTAAACCTTTAACCAGTAGTAGCAATCGAAGTACACCTGTTTCTCATGGATATCAAGACTCTCCTACAGATCCAAATGTTG AACGCGTTATGGCATTGTACCCGTATCAGGCTCAAAATGAGGATGAATTAAGTTTCGAGAAAGGCGACGTTATAACCGTACTTGCGAAGGATGAAGCAGCATGGTGGAAAGGCGAATTAAACGGAATGTCTGGCGTTTTCCCTAGTAATTATGTATCTCCTATGT CTAATGAGATGACAACTAACTTACTAGTGGCTGGATTGGATTCCATGGAAAGAAAACGACaagaatacataaaagaaCTTATCACAACTGAACAAGCATATATAGAGGACATGAGACTTGTTCACGAg GTTTTCGAGAAACCTCTCATTGAAAGTTTAGTTTTAACCGTGGATGaagtagataaaatatttgttaattggAGAGATATTATTGCGTGTAACGATAATTTCTTAAG aacaTTACGGATACGACGAGATAATAGCGAAGGAGGGATTGTAAGAATGATTGGAGACATTCTatgtgaaaat ATACCTAGAATGTCAGCATATATAAGATTCTGCAGTTGTCAAATATCCGCTGCTGTCTATCTTCAGAGATTGACTGAAACTATGCCAGAATTTGTCAAAGTTGCTCAAATTTGTCAGCAAGATCCACGTACAAAAGGAATGCCTTTGAGCTCTTTCCTTATAAAACCAATGCAAAGGATAACAAAATATCCTCTTATTATTGGCAAA attttAGAGCACACACCAGTTGAGCATCCTGATAGGCAATATCTCCAAGAAGCATTGGCTAAAGCTGAAGAATTTTGTACTCag GTAAACGAAGGAgttagagagaaagaaaatagtgATAGATTAGAATGGTTGCAAACACATGTGGCATGTGATGGTCTTGAAGAACAACTTATCTTTAATTCTTTAACCAATTCTTTAGGTCCACGAAAACTTCTTCATTTTggtatacttcataag GCAAAAAGTGGAAAAGAACTTGTTGGATTTCTCACAAACGACTTCTTACTGTTTGCTCAACCAGTACTCAGCAGGAAGTCTTTATCCAGTGGACAACAGTTTTCATTTGAGAGAAACGAACATCAAAAATTCAAGATGTATAGAAAG ccaatatttttaaatgaattatcttTTCTGGGTGATTTAGAGATGAATGGTAATATTAGTTTAGGTTCCTGTGAAGGTTCagaaaattcaacgaaaatATTGAGACTAAAAGACCAAAAAAAgccaataatattattagcaCCGTCTCCAAGTGAATGTTCACTATGGATTAGAAGAATTACAGAagcaagaaagaaatttatggaGAAcgaaaaaacacgtttgcaaAGACAAAGATCAA AGCAGGCGCAATTTGGAGCGTGTGGCAGAATTCTTGTTACAGTGCTTGAAGGTTTCAATTTAAAGACAATACCTG TTCGCAGAAGACCACCCCAGGGTAGACTTCGATTAGTAATTGTGGAAGCTGAAGATTTAATTATGTTGAAAAAAG GAAAGTGCAATACATTTTGTAAAGTGAGTATGGGCTCACAAGAAGAGAGAACGGGTGTCATATCAGGAACTGATTGCCCTTTATGGGATACATCAATGCAGTTTCAAGTAAAGGATTTACTCGAGGATACTTTATGTATCACGGTCTTTGATAAAGGCTATTATAGTCCAGATg AATTCCTTGGCCGAGCAGAAATAAGAGTTGCTGACATAATGAGAGATAGTAGAGATTCGTGTGGGCCAATACAGAAACGTATTCAATTACATGAAGTCGAAAAAGGCATTGTTGTGTTGAAGTTGGATTTACGACTCTTTGGTAATCGATAA